The DNA region CCGTCTTCCAGTTCGACTTCTGCCGTTTTTGCGAACCGGCATTCCAAGCAGAGCTCGGGTTCTATGAGCCGGACCACTTTGAGGTTGCGTTTGGCCATCCTTTGCCTCACCCATCCTTGGGTATGGCTTTTAGATCGGGATTCTGGTGGGCGTTGGTCTCTGCATGATTACCGGGTTTCTTAGCGGGCGGCTTTGGCGGGATCCCTTGTCAAGAACCGGCCGGTTGAGGAGCCGTAATACCGGTGGCCGAGCAGTTTGAGCCCGGTGTCCAGATCCTGCTGGTAGCCGAACCCCCCGGCATAAGCAAACCGAGAAGCCCAAGAGCCCGAAGAGCTCAGGTCGTTGCCGAACGCATCGTAAACCCGAGAAGCGGAAACCGCCCCCGCCGCAGACGTCTGCACATCCAGGCTCT from Armatimonadota bacterium includes:
- a CDS encoding RHS repeat-associated core domain-containing protein, with the protein product SLDVQTSAAGAVSASRVYDAFGNDLSSSGSWASRFAYAGGFGYQQDLDTGLKLLGHRYYGSSTGRFLTRDPAKAAR